One window from the genome of Spiractinospora alimapuensis encodes:
- a CDS encoding YDG/SRA domain-containing protein yields MGASKSSGFTVGQTFNSRREVWNAGIHSHLQAGIDGTGVTGARAIVVSGGYPDDRDPEP; encoded by the coding sequence ATGGGCGCGTCCAAATCCTCCGGATTCACTGTTGGTCAGACGTTCAATTCGCGGCGAGAGGTCTGGAACGCTGGCATTCACTCGCACCTACAGGCCGGCATTGATGGCACAGGAGTGACCGGAGCGAGGGCCATTGTTGTCTCTGGTGGCTATCCAGATGATCGCGACCCAGAGCCTTGA